A stretch of the Zeugodacus cucurbitae isolate PBARC_wt_2022May chromosome 6, idZeuCucr1.2, whole genome shotgun sequence genome encodes the following:
- the LOC105212196 gene encoding tyrosine-protein kinase RYK isoform X2 — translation MASKFWLNVWCALVGWFPLLANGYLNVFISHREVIKLMGLEADLFYVHEGAINTYAMHFTVPVPADVHDLEFSWQSLTTYPSALAAPTLSIPDKGYVPQQIETFLVHLPCTGNGNKEVPLVVNMLVSGPPRTNDTKLHFKRNKICLKGLFPVPNQSAAPAQAPSPGHALLGAAACALGLVLVVGLIASAMYVRARKQIRQDSLHTSFTTAAYGSHQNVFIRLDPLGRPPSANSGSYATIASLNKYPSESKKSCNIFDRFRSSTPTPSPYATALLPVGGDQIGDTIYSKPESICPSRISYYASSQLTQVYSMSTPKSSRGGGNGSIFGGASSSAGSGSDPKEKLRRIPNVQPGTLMCQHLIKEGTYGRIYAGNLGDSCDVIIKTVVDGASLTQVACLLQEASTLIGVCHPNILTPLLANTELPGPPEIAYPYPSKGNLKIFLQKSRELNSPLSTRQLVEFGLHVTKGLAHLHSLGIIHRDVATRNCYLDMDSYVKICDSALSRDLFPDDYHCLGDNENRPLKWMALESLHKKYFNTYTDIWTLGVLFWELATLALTPFEEVDIFELSAYLSDGFRLGQPINCPDEFFTVMSCCWLEDPKQRPSFPQLLAYLQDFHEDLGKYI, via the exons GCTTGGAGGCGGACTTGTTCTATGTGCATGAGGGCGCCATCAACACATACGCCATGCATTTCACGGTTCCGGTGCCAGCAGATGTACATGATTTAGAGTTTTCATGGCAGAGTTTGACCACGTATCCG AGCGCTTTGGCCGCGCCCACCCTCAGCATACCCGACAAAGGCTATGTGCCGCAGCAGATTGAGACATTTCTGGTGCATCTGCCGTGCACGGGGAACGGTAATAAGGAGGTGCCGCTTGTCGTCAATATGCTTGTGAGCGGCCCGCCGCGCACTAATGACACCAAATTGCATTTTAAACGGAATAAAATCTGTCTCAAAG GTTTATTTCCCGTTCCGAATCAATCAGCGGCACCCGCTCAGGCGCCGTCACCGGGTCACGCGTTGCTGGGTGCCGCCGCTTGTGCGCTCGGCTTGGTGCTGGTCGTCGGCTTGATTGCGTCAGCCATGTATGTGCGCGCACGCAAGCAAATACGCCAGGACTCGTTGCA taccaGCTTTACTACTGCCGCTTATGGCAGCCATCAAAACGTTTTCATACGCCTAGATCCGTTGGGGCGTCCGCCCAGCGCGAACAGTGGTTCCTATGCGACTATCGCTAGCCTGAATAAGTACCCATCGGAGTCGAAGAAGTCTTGCAACATTTTTGACA GATTTCGCAGCTCGACGCCGACACCCTCACCCTACGCGACCGCGCTACTGCCCGTAGGCGGCGATCAGATcggagatacaatttactccaAACCAGAGTCGATCTGTCCCTCGAGAATATCCTATTACGCGTCGTCGCAGCTAACACAG GTCTACAGCATGTCCACACCGAAGAGCAGTCGTGGCGGCGGCAACGGCAGCATTTTCGGTGGCGCCAGCTCCTCTGCCGGCAGTGGCAGTGATCCCAAAGAGAAGCTCCGTCGCATACCCAATGTACAGCCGGGCACTCTGATGTGCCAGCATCTCATAAAAGAGGGCACCTATGGTCGCATCTACGCGGGTAATCTCGGCGACTCTTGCGATGTTATCATCAAAACTGTCGTGGATGGCGCTTCGCTAACGCAGGTGGCCTGCCTGCTGCAAGAGGCCTCGACGCTAATCGGTGTGTGTCATCCGAACATATTGACGCCTTTGCTGGCGAACACCGAGCTACCGGGTCCACCCGAGATCGCCTATCCCTATCCGTCCAAAGGCAATCTGAAGAT CTTCTTACAAAAGTCGCGTGAGCTCAACTCGCCGCTTAGCACCCGTCAACTGGTCGAGTTCGGTTTGCATGTGACCAAAGGCCTGGCGCATCTACACTCGTTGGGCATAATACATCGTGATGTTGCCACCCGCAATTGCTA TCTCGATATGGATTCCTATGTGAAAATTTGTGATAGCGCTCTGTCGCGTGATCTCTTTCCCGACGACTACCATTGCCTCGGTGACAACGAGAACCGTCCGCTTAAATGGATGGCTTTGGAATCTTTGCATAAAAAGTACTTCAACACTTATACCGATATTTGGACATTGGGTGTTCTCTTCTGGGAGTTGGCCACTTTGGCGCTCACGCCTTTCGAAGAGGTGGATATTTTCGAATTGAGCGCCTACCTCTCAGATGGCTTTCGCTTGGGTCAGCCGATCAACTGCCCCGATGAATT CTTCACCGTGATGTCCTGTTGCTGGCTGGAAGATCCCAAGCAGAGACCTTCTTTTCCGCAACTGCTCGCTTACTTACAAGACTTTCACGAAGATCTGGGCAAGTATATATAA
- the LOC105212196 gene encoding tyrosine-protein kinase RYK isoform X1, producing MASKFWLNVWCALVGWFPLLANGYLNVFISHREVIKLMGLEADLFYVHEGAINTYAMHFTVPVPADVHDLEFSWQSLTTYPLPYTITIDYEHEQSALAAPTLSIPDKGYVPQQIETFLVHLPCTGNGNKEVPLVVNMLVSGPPRTNDTKLHFKRNKICLKGLFPVPNQSAAPAQAPSPGHALLGAAACALGLVLVVGLIASAMYVRARKQIRQDSLHTSFTTAAYGSHQNVFIRLDPLGRPPSANSGSYATIASLNKYPSESKKSCNIFDRFRSSTPTPSPYATALLPVGGDQIGDTIYSKPESICPSRISYYASSQLTQVYSMSTPKSSRGGGNGSIFGGASSSAGSGSDPKEKLRRIPNVQPGTLMCQHLIKEGTYGRIYAGNLGDSCDVIIKTVVDGASLTQVACLLQEASTLIGVCHPNILTPLLANTELPGPPEIAYPYPSKGNLKIFLQKSRELNSPLSTRQLVEFGLHVTKGLAHLHSLGIIHRDVATRNCYLDMDSYVKICDSALSRDLFPDDYHCLGDNENRPLKWMALESLHKKYFNTYTDIWTLGVLFWELATLALTPFEEVDIFELSAYLSDGFRLGQPINCPDEFFTVMSCCWLEDPKQRPSFPQLLAYLQDFHEDLGKYI from the exons GCTTGGAGGCGGACTTGTTCTATGTGCATGAGGGCGCCATCAACACATACGCCATGCATTTCACGGTTCCGGTGCCAGCAGATGTACATGATTTAGAGTTTTCATGGCAGAGTTTGACCACGTATCCG CTGCCCTACACCATTACCATCGACTATGAGCACGAGCAGAGCGCTTTGGCCGCGCCCACCCTCAGCATACCCGACAAAGGCTATGTGCCGCAGCAGATTGAGACATTTCTGGTGCATCTGCCGTGCACGGGGAACGGTAATAAGGAGGTGCCGCTTGTCGTCAATATGCTTGTGAGCGGCCCGCCGCGCACTAATGACACCAAATTGCATTTTAAACGGAATAAAATCTGTCTCAAAG GTTTATTTCCCGTTCCGAATCAATCAGCGGCACCCGCTCAGGCGCCGTCACCGGGTCACGCGTTGCTGGGTGCCGCCGCTTGTGCGCTCGGCTTGGTGCTGGTCGTCGGCTTGATTGCGTCAGCCATGTATGTGCGCGCACGCAAGCAAATACGCCAGGACTCGTTGCA taccaGCTTTACTACTGCCGCTTATGGCAGCCATCAAAACGTTTTCATACGCCTAGATCCGTTGGGGCGTCCGCCCAGCGCGAACAGTGGTTCCTATGCGACTATCGCTAGCCTGAATAAGTACCCATCGGAGTCGAAGAAGTCTTGCAACATTTTTGACA GATTTCGCAGCTCGACGCCGACACCCTCACCCTACGCGACCGCGCTACTGCCCGTAGGCGGCGATCAGATcggagatacaatttactccaAACCAGAGTCGATCTGTCCCTCGAGAATATCCTATTACGCGTCGTCGCAGCTAACACAG GTCTACAGCATGTCCACACCGAAGAGCAGTCGTGGCGGCGGCAACGGCAGCATTTTCGGTGGCGCCAGCTCCTCTGCCGGCAGTGGCAGTGATCCCAAAGAGAAGCTCCGTCGCATACCCAATGTACAGCCGGGCACTCTGATGTGCCAGCATCTCATAAAAGAGGGCACCTATGGTCGCATCTACGCGGGTAATCTCGGCGACTCTTGCGATGTTATCATCAAAACTGTCGTGGATGGCGCTTCGCTAACGCAGGTGGCCTGCCTGCTGCAAGAGGCCTCGACGCTAATCGGTGTGTGTCATCCGAACATATTGACGCCTTTGCTGGCGAACACCGAGCTACCGGGTCCACCCGAGATCGCCTATCCCTATCCGTCCAAAGGCAATCTGAAGAT CTTCTTACAAAAGTCGCGTGAGCTCAACTCGCCGCTTAGCACCCGTCAACTGGTCGAGTTCGGTTTGCATGTGACCAAAGGCCTGGCGCATCTACACTCGTTGGGCATAATACATCGTGATGTTGCCACCCGCAATTGCTA TCTCGATATGGATTCCTATGTGAAAATTTGTGATAGCGCTCTGTCGCGTGATCTCTTTCCCGACGACTACCATTGCCTCGGTGACAACGAGAACCGTCCGCTTAAATGGATGGCTTTGGAATCTTTGCATAAAAAGTACTTCAACACTTATACCGATATTTGGACATTGGGTGTTCTCTTCTGGGAGTTGGCCACTTTGGCGCTCACGCCTTTCGAAGAGGTGGATATTTTCGAATTGAGCGCCTACCTCTCAGATGGCTTTCGCTTGGGTCAGCCGATCAACTGCCCCGATGAATT CTTCACCGTGATGTCCTGTTGCTGGCTGGAAGATCCCAAGCAGAGACCTTCTTTTCCGCAACTGCTCGCTTACTTACAAGACTTTCACGAAGATCTGGGCAAGTATATATAA